Proteins encoded within one genomic window of Microbacterium sp. LKL04:
- a CDS encoding DUF3117 domain-containing protein, whose amino-acid sequence MAAMKPRTGDGPMEAVKEGRLIIVRVPLEGGGRLVVSVNDDEAKELHSVLSGVVGAA is encoded by the coding sequence ATGGCAGCCATGAAGCCGCGCACCGGAGACGGACCTATGGAGGCCGTCAAGGAGGGCCGTCTCATCATCGTGCGTGTTCCGCTCGAGGGGGGCGGTCGACTTGTCGTCTCGGTGAACGATGACGAAGCGAAAGAACTCCACAGCGTTCTCAGCGGGGTCGTCGGCGCCGCCTGA
- the dapE gene encoding succinyl-diaminopimelate desuccinylase, with translation MPRLDLRSSAVDLTRTICDIPSVSDDEIVLADAIFEAVSALPHLEVHRDGDTIVARTSLGRAQRVAIAGHIDTVPINANVPTRDIDVDGEAFLWGRGTVDMKAGVAVQLKLAAELTDPRVDITWMWYDHEEVAADLNGLNRLAASRPDLFEADFAILGEPSNGEVEGGCNGTLRAVVRTSGVRAHSARAWIGENAIHKAAPVLSRLAEYRPREIEVDGLLYREGLNAVAIRGGIAGNVIPDACEVDVNYRFAPNKDAAAAAAHVRDVFAGFEVEIVDLSEGARPGLDAPLAQEFVAAVGAVPKPKYGWTDVARFSAMGVPAVNYGPGDPSLAHHDEERVPLSQIEDVERGLRAWLSGD, from the coding sequence ATGCCCCGGCTCGACCTTCGCTCCAGCGCCGTCGATCTGACGCGCACCATCTGCGACATCCCCAGCGTGTCCGACGATGAGATCGTCCTCGCCGACGCGATCTTCGAGGCCGTCTCGGCACTGCCGCACCTCGAGGTGCACCGCGACGGCGACACGATCGTCGCTCGCACCTCCCTCGGTCGCGCGCAGCGCGTGGCGATCGCCGGGCACATCGACACCGTGCCGATCAACGCGAACGTCCCGACCCGGGACATCGACGTGGACGGCGAGGCCTTCCTGTGGGGCCGCGGCACCGTCGACATGAAGGCAGGCGTCGCGGTGCAACTGAAGCTCGCCGCGGAACTCACCGACCCCCGGGTCGACATCACCTGGATGTGGTACGACCACGAGGAGGTCGCGGCCGATCTGAACGGGCTGAACCGGCTCGCGGCATCCCGCCCCGACCTCTTCGAGGCGGACTTCGCGATCCTCGGCGAGCCCTCGAACGGCGAGGTCGAGGGCGGCTGCAACGGAACGCTCCGCGCCGTCGTGCGCACCTCCGGCGTCCGCGCGCACAGCGCCCGTGCCTGGATCGGTGAGAACGCGATCCATAAGGCCGCGCCCGTCCTCAGTCGGCTCGCGGAGTACCGGCCCCGCGAGATCGAGGTCGACGGGCTCCTGTACCGCGAGGGACTCAACGCAGTCGCGATCCGTGGGGGGATCGCGGGCAATGTGATCCCCGACGCGTGCGAGGTCGACGTCAACTACCGCTTCGCCCCGAACAAGGATGCCGCGGCCGCCGCTGCGCACGTGCGGGACGTCTTCGCCGGATTCGAGGTCGAGATCGTCGATCTCTCCGAGGGCGCCCGTCCGGGGCTCGACGCGCCGCTCGCGCAGGAATTCGTCGCCGCCGTCGGGGCGGTGCCGAAGCCGAAATACGGCTGGACCGACGTCGCCCGGTTCTCGGCGATGGGCGTGCCCGCCGTCAACTACGGCCCCGGTGACCCGTCCCTCGCCCACCACGACGAGGAGCGGGTGCCGCTCTCGCAGATCGAGGACGTCGAGCGGGGTCTGCGGGCATGGCTGAGCGGCGACTGA